ATTTAAAGAGTAACGAAAAATATTTTTATCAAATTATAGTTACAAAAGAAAACAATACTGAAATTGAATCCGAAATATATTCATTTCAAACTGCATTTGATGAAAAACTTCCAATTACTTTTGGAATAATAAGTGATACTCAAAATAATCCAGAAGTAAATAAAAATGTTGCTGAAAGAATATTTTCCGAACGACCTAACTTTGTAGTTCATGCTGGTGATATTGTAGGAAATGGAAATAAAAAAAATGAATGGGTGAGTGAATTTCTTAATTCTGTTCATACTTTAATGTCTCGCGTACCTATTTTTGCTGCATTAGGTAATCATGATGAAGATGCAGAATACTATTATCAATATTTATCAAATAGTAAAGATGAATTTTGCTTCTCTTTCAATTACGCAGAAACCCAATTTATTTTAGTTGATAGTAACAGGGACCTTCAGGAAAATAGCGAACAATATCAAAAAATAGAATTATTATTAAAAGATTCTAAAAGTAAATGGAAAATAGTTGTGTTTCATCACCCGCCATATAGCTCTGATGAAAACGATTACGGTGATACTTGGAAAGGAAAATCTGTTCTTGGCGATAGAGAATTAGACGAATTAGTAAAACTCTTAGAAAAATATAATGTAGATATTGTAATAA
The nucleotide sequence above comes from Ignavibacteriota bacterium. Encoded proteins:
- a CDS encoding metallophosphoesterase family protein, encoding MIKKIFLLSITFLLSIVFANKNPIENSSIFLVKPYVQSVLKNEARILFETFEDTKAIVLFGEVLPLEEKIESNKNKFHEVFLKNLKSNEKYFYQIIVTKENNTEIESEIYSFQTAFDEKLPITFGIISDTQNNPEVNKNVAERIFSERPNFVVHAGDIVGNGNKKNEWVSEFLNSVHTLMSRVPIFAALGNHDEDAEYYYQYLSNSKDEFCFSFNYAETQFILVDSNRDLQENSEQYQKIELLLKDSKSKWKIVVFHHPPYSSDENDYGDTWKGKSVLGDRELDELVKLLEKYNVDIVINGHIHSYERTFPIRNNKINEENGITYLIMGGAGGGLELPAPTRTWFSSKVKSCHHYGIAQIYDNKFQLKTYDLNGNLIDFHELNKK